In Lycium ferocissimum isolate CSIRO_LF1 chromosome 7, AGI_CSIRO_Lferr_CH_V1, whole genome shotgun sequence, the sequence AGCTGAATGGACCAAACTACCCTTAAGACTTTGATTTTGTATTTCTATGCTTCTACACTGTAAATTTAGAACCAAAACTTTAGAAATTCCTATTCCGATTTCACATTTGAGCACAAGCAATTATGACTTGCAATCTCTTTTTTCTTACAAAACTAATGTAAATATACTCACGTAAGTAATTCACTTCACGTAATATTTGCAGACCATCGGTGTACCACACAGTGAAAGACATCTGGTATTAAGTTGGATATTAAAATgagttttcttttactttttatgtTGTGCCACATGAGTATAGTAAAATTGAGTTGCTAAAATGGCAGACTAGTTGTGTTTCCGAGACTGAATTTACATTTGCCAGCATTCTTTACTTTTtgtaatatatacatattctaGATGGTTCTTGATGCCTAATATATTATCCGGAGTGTTTTGGATGTGGAAGCATTAATACGGGGATGGAGATGAATCATCAAGGTTGTTTTCCTGGAGGTAATGTTGGAATCGAAATAACAGAGTCATGCAGAAACTAATAATTCCAATCCTTGAACGACGATTCTAACAGGTAACATCAAGTTGATTTGATGGATCTCAATTCTCTTGTTGGAACCTTTACCACCTTTTGATGATTTTAGTTATGTTCCGTTGTAGAAATGAGAGATTTGATAAACAAGTACCATTGGATAGTACTATTATAtactgtttttcttttctttttattttactcatGGATTATCATGATTGTTATGTCATCGTATTAAGGGAATTAGGAGAATTAGGGATGGAATTAGGGATTTAGGGGAATTGGGGTTAAATCTGAAGGTGAAGTGGGGTTAAATCTGAAGGGCCACGTGTAGTAAATTGAAGGGGGACAGCTCATTAATGAGACTCACATCCTACGGTGCAGATGAGAAgggaaataaataaattgaacgGTGGAGATTAGTTCCTCAAATAAGTGACAGCTGAGATGGTCAGCTGGTGCCAACTGTCAGGAAGTGGGACcccaactaaataaataaatatctcAACTGATAGGGGAAAAAGGCAGTTAATCATTTGATGGTATTTTCTTCCGTCTCCAGTTCTCTTCCTTCTCTCTTCGAtcttcactctctctctctctctaaaattcTCTTATCTTCTCCACAGGAACCCGATCACGTTGCAAGCCTTTGGCTAGGGCGATTATAGCTTAGTTCACCTGGTTATCGTGGTGACTTGTAGTCATTTGGTGATTGTAATTGATCAATTTGGTTgagaatatataataaattcCCTGATTTGGCCCTAATTTTGGTTTAATTACTTCCGCGCACTGCTAGAATATTACAATTGGCATCAGAGCTCTATCTTGGCCCATAAGAAGTTTACAAATATGACAATTACAGAAACGAGATCGAAATCTATGGAGGAAAATGTAAAAAAATTGGAAACGCAGTTACAAAATCACATCACAGAGGCAGGTCGTAAATCTGAGGCCACGGATGCCAAAATTGATGACTTAGGGAAGAAACTGGATCAGGTGATTGAAAGATTTATGTCGATACATGATGGTATACTTGGTATCCCACCTAGGGCAACCGCACCATCAACTGCTGGGAAAACAAGTGGTAATGGAAACTCTGGCAACAGGAACAGAGACAATCAAACGATGGCACCTGCAGTAAGAGCACAGGTGAATCAATTTCATCACAAAGTAGAATTTCCATATTTCGAAGATGGTGACTCTCAAGCATGGCTGAGAAAATGCAAATGATATTTCCACTACAATAACATAGTTGACCCTCAGGAGAAACTAGAAATGGCAGTTTTACACTTAAATGGTAGAGCAGAAGCATGGTACTACTCGTATCACTTGAGTAAGGGGAATGTGGAGTGGGCAGAGTTTCTTTGAAGAACTCTGCAAGAGATTTGctgaaggaagtaataatatACTCAACCTCTTAGGTGAATTCAAAAGGGTGGAACAAAGAGGGTCAGTTAATGATTACTTGGAGAAGTTTGAAGACCTTAAAGCTTGGGTGCTTATGAGAAACCCAACTATTCCTGAGGAGTTCTTCTTAGGATTCTTTGTGGAAGGATTAAAGGAGGATATTAGGCCCATGGTAAAGATGCTTGACCCATACACACTAAGTCAAGCTGTAGATAAGGCCAGACACTATGAGAAACTGTTAGATACAGCTAATAAAAGGAGTAAGGTGACTTAGGGCAAAGGACCAGGACAAGCTAATAATTCCACCTACAGTACTAACAGTAGGAGTGCACCAATAGGGGAAATGAATAATAGGTCCATGGAGGCAAGGAGGAGTCAAGGATTATGCTATAAGTGTGGGTATAAGTACTTCTATGGCCATCAATGCAAAAACAAGCAGTTGAATGCTATTTCTGCAGATGAAGGAcaacaagaagaagagatagAAAAGGAGTTGATAGTCACAGGAGAGGAAGATTCAACACCTTTCAATGAACAAGAGCTGGTGGAGGAGGCCATAAGTTTGCATGCATTATCAGGGACTGAGGTCCCAAACACTATCAGCCTTATAGGAGAAGTTAAGAAGCAATTGGTGAGTGTACTACTAGACTCAGGCAGTACTCATAGTTTCCTAGATATGAAGACCGCTAAGAAAATGGGAAGTGCAATCAGGCAAGTGAACCTAATGAGAGTAACAGTAGCAGATGGCAACCAAGTTATGAGCCATCATATTTGCCCAAGGTTCAGATGGAAAATTAATGGGATTGAATTTGAGGACTGTGTTAGGCTGATTAATGCGGGGCATCGACATGATATTGGGGGTATGGATGAAGAAGCACAACCCTGTGCTACTAGATTTTGAAGCTTATGAGGCCCAGGTCACTCACCAGGGGAAAAGGGTCAGATTGAGGGGTATGCATCATCAAGCTACTCTTAAAAGCATGACTTCTACCGGTGTTAAGCAACTCTTGAAGAAAAGTAAAGTGTTCGGGGCCATCCGTTTTTACTATCGGCTGCAGAGGAAGTTAAAGAGATAGAGGTATTACCTCGGGGAAATCAACTTTTTCTTCGAGTTGTTTGCGATGTGTTCGGTGAACCCAAGTCTCTCCCTCCATGCGACAACATGATCACTTCATACCACGCGAAACACAAAGACTGAGTTAGTATAAGGCCCTACAGgtacaatttttttcaaaaaaatgagaTAGAAAAACAGGTGAAAGACATGATAAGCAATGGGATTATTCAGCCTAGTCATTCTCCATTCTCTTCCCCTGTGCTATTGGTTAAAAAGAAGGATAACACTTGGAGATTTTGTGTAGATTACAGGGAGTTAAACAAGATGACTGTCAAGGATAAATTTCCAATTCCCTTGGTGGATGATCTATTAGATGAGCTAAATGGGGCagctattttttcaaaaattgaccTTAGGGCTGGCTATCATCAAATTAGGATGAATGGGGATGATATATACAAGACAGCCTTCAGGACACACTTGGGGCATTATGAGTTCAAAGTCATGCCATTTGGCCTAACTAATGCACCAGCCACTTTCCAAAGCTTAATGAATCATGTATTCAAGGATTACATTAGACAGTTTGTACTTGTGTTCTTTGATGATATATTGGTATATAGTGCCACTGTGCAGGAGCATGTGGGGCACTTAAAGAAGGTGATGTACATTCTGAGGAAGGAACAGCTATATGCAAAGAGGTCAAAATGTTCCTTTTGCCAAGAAAAGGTGGAGTATTTGGGGCATGTAATCACTGGGGAAGGGGTGTCTACAGATCCTGCTAAGATTGAAGCCATGTTAACCTGGCCTATCCCTAAGACCCTTAAAGCATTAAGGGGATTTTTAGGCCTCACGAGGTACTATAGGAGATTTATCAAAAATTATGGGTGGATTAGCAAGCCACTGACTGTACTATTAAAGAAGAACTCGTTCAAATGGAGTTCTGAACCACAGGCAGCCTTTGAAGAGCTGAAGAAGGCtatgacttcagccccagtttTGGCTTTAGCTGACTTTACTAAAGCTTTTATTGTGGAAACTGATGCTTGCTCAAAGGGGACTAATCTACTAGGTTTTCTTAGCAGGCGTTTAGCCaggaaaaccaaatatttttcactttatttggaattttaaagttggagttgaagatgaaattatgttttgtaatagtttttgcaaataatatttattatttgaatGTACTGGAagtgaaaaagtgaaaacaggttttttggtgtttttcaaattccaaattgtatttggaatttccatggccaaacattgattttcaaataacgTAAAAACGTTTtctaaaaaaagtgaaaaattcttgcAGCCAAACAGGTCCTTAGAATGTTTAATGGTTCTCATTTTAGCCATTGATTGAGGATCATTCATTTCCACGTATTAGTTTTCAGTTTGTGATCAGTTTCTTCCGTAAGTCTTACGGTCTATATCATTctgataaataaaaaataaataaaaacaagtTTATAAGCAATAGTCTTGCAACCAAAATAAATAGCTTTTTTAATTGTGCCATTCCAAAATTAAAAGTCTCCTCATGTTAAACAAATGGACATGAAAAATGAaaacgaaaaaaataaaaggcttGCAACTTTGATTTTCCAGTTAAATGAAATAGAAAAGCGTACAAAAGTCACAAGAGTATAATTGTAAACTAGTTTTTTGTACATTTAAAACAAAACACAAGTTTTAAGTTAAACACTGTATATCCATTTTTAGTACAGTGAACCAAACGcgtgataaaaaataatatctgCATAACTAATCCACGTATAACTAATTCTAGTATAACTAATCCCTGCATAACTTGTTTccgtaccaaacgaccccttggTGTTGGGTGCTATATACATTGATCTCTCATGAAAGAATATGCAAGTCGCCGTCCTTGCTTGAGCATGCACAGTCGACTTAGGATGCACATCAGCATAAAACTTCGGAAGGAAAAATAAACTACAGTTTATACCGTTATCGAAAGCAATTGCTCCATCTTTAGAATCATGAGTATCTCCCACTCCAGCATCCCCCTCAAGCACTCAGTGACAGGGAAATGACGGAGGACAACTGGTATTTGCTCGGTTTAGCTGAACCTTGGATTTGAAATTTCAATTCTGTGCCAGATCGAACAGTGAATTCCTTCCATTCAGAAGTTGATACTCCTTCAGCACGATAATCCCGAGGGTAGTATAGGACTATGAGCTTTGAATGAACTGCATCGCACAAAGCAACAATGATTTCTTTAGAATTTCAAGTATTAGATCATCGATCTGTCATGCAGAACATGTCTAACCAACGTAAATTTTAAGGAATTCTTCTAATGCAATCAGGCCAACACAATTTCCTTACTACAAAGCATTTCATATTCCTTACCCAGACCAAACATGCTCGTTTTCTGGATCTCTAGTCTACTGACTTTTGATCTCCTGATATTTCTCATTGCTTGAATATCCTCTCTGTTCCCTTTGAATTCCAGAAACTCTCCAAGGAGACACTTATTACCTTTAAGCTCTAACCTGCATGTGTTCAGAAGAATTTTAGTAAAACCTTGACTAAAGTATACCAAGtacaattttcattcaacagAGTACAAGAAATATTATTTCCACATCAAGCTGCTGTGCTTTTGCGGACTGCTTTCATTTCTTTGAAGTTCACTTGCCTACTCTCTCAATCACACAGAAGCACATATCTTGGATATTTTCTCAGAGAAAGCTGATATTCTCAACTTATCTTCGAGTGATACTACCAAATGCTTTCTGCACTGTCACCACAAATCTAAAATAGTGGTTTTCATCACCTGATACACTACCTATGAGTCTATGACCATGAGGATTACACAGCCAGCTTCATCTAACTAGATGTTGTTCTTACCCAGTATCACACGCTGCAAATAATCTAATAAAAGAACGAATTGAAATACATCACATCTGGACAAACAGTTGGACTTGGACCAAATATTTCCCTCTGGTTCCTGAAAGCATCATGGAATACAGTCATGAAGACAGACAAAATTATAAGTAATGCAACAGACCTATCTGACGTCGGAGCTGTGCTGAGAATGAAGTTAAGCTTCTCATATATTGATTCCTGAAATTCCTTCTTCCCGCCACGAAATGCACCTTTAATCCAACCAGAAAGCATGTTCTTATATTGTGGTGTTAGTTGCATCCATTGGTCATATGTTACGACCTCAGGAGGAAAAGAGACCGAGTGAATGGTACTGCAAAAGGAGAAGCAAGCCTTAGACCAATGCACAAAAGGCTAAGTACAATAATCACAAGACAAAAAAGTGAAACATCGACAACAACGGTCTATGACAGAATTACAGAAACCTGATGGTATATCTCCCTCTGTCACTTCTAGATACTCAAGAATTAAGAATTTACTTTAATCAACTTAATCGAACAAAAGTAACTCAAAACCCATTGTGTCTGTGTAGTTTGCATGGTTATTTTATACCTTAAGCATTAATGAACAACCCAATTAACCGAGCTCTGGGTAAGCCACATTCAGTTCCAGCAATGGCTTTAGGAGTTAAAACTACGAAGAAGAACAAAACAGCAAGCTCTGAAATAACTGCTGCTGAAGACAATTATGCTTATCTATATTGTCAGATTAAAAACAAAGTCTTCCCTTCAAAATAATGCTTCTCAAAGGTACTTATTGGAGACATGTACAATCATTGAGCCAGCACCATGGTTCATGTGTTTATCTGTTGACCAACCAAAGCCTAGAAGAAGTAACTCGAGAGAATGTTGTGCAACGCAAATACTATCTTAATTTCAACATTTACTGTGATATATAACCACCAGAGAATCAGATGCTTGCCTGAAATTGGGGTTTGGACATATAACTTTGGCAGACAAATATCCTTCTGGAAGAGCAACCCCCCTTTGTTCGAGGTAAGATTCGAGAATGGGAACTAACCCTTTTGCATCTGCAACCTGAAATACAGAAATCTATAATACCAAGAGAAGAAGACACTTATAAAGAATGAGATAgatagaaaaaacaaaaacccCATATGCTGCCCTTTCCCAAGGTTAAGGAACCATATGTACTTAATAAGCTACTCGACAAGAAGATATTGTTGATCAGTGCATACCCAGCACAGAAATGATGCAAGAATGCAAAAGAGGGAAGAACAACTACACCTCAATCTGAAGCAACTGACCACAAATATGAATCCTCACTGACCATGCAAGAATGAAGCAAAGAAAGCAAAAGAAGGTATCTGAATTGAATTTTATCCCCACCAAATATCCTAGAAGGCAATTAATGCAGAACATAATAGAATCTCAAAACTTTGTAAGCACATGGACTCATAATTATTGTTGCATGACCAATGAGCTTACtctccaaataatcaaacaaccAGCAGCAAATGACAACAACAAATCTCCCTGTTGCATCTCCTCACATGGACAAACCCTTTGGGTATATGCTTCATGATATGCCCACAAAGCCGCTTCCGCAAAGATCCTTTCTTTGCCCATCTGTTCAAGCCCATTCATCAAATAAGGCATCACATGGGTACTCCTATTTAGTCTTCAGAAGAGAATACCAGGGAAAACTCTTGTAGTGAGTTAATATAATCAATAGGACCAATCTAGCACTCTCGCTGATTGTTCTCTCTCCGCAAGTATCACCGTTGTAAGCAAAATTCTGGATTCTAGAGAGCAACCTGCATTTCTTTCTAAGTTACACGGACTCGGGTGCAGGTATCCGATACGGGTACGGATCCGAGTGTCGGATTcagcaaaatttaaattttaagattcgggggtTGCGTATCCAGCTATAATTATATTTCAAGTATTTCGATAGTTCAATATTAGTTATTGCTCctaaattaatattaattaatataaattAAGTGCGCTTAAATTCTCTCATTCTTGATATAGTTATCTAAAATGCTCGATTATTCTTCTTTGGCATTTTTCTAAGTTATTTCAATTCATTATCAAATTAcatatttgaaattatgtaaaaatactataagttacaatacttaataatttaaattatttaaacgGCATATGAAAAAATACGTTCCAAGAATAATCCGTTGTACAAAGGGGTCAATTTTATTATGTACAACCAATAAATTTGTCCGTGCTTTTGTGcgattaaaaatataaattaattatcaaaaaaatgacatgctaataattaatttagaaattatccctatattgtatgagaaagaaacatttataaatagcaTAATTAGGTGCCTTTCAATTTTGTGTCACAAGTAGCATATAATGGAAAATAAAGGGGATAAAAATAGCATATATGGAGAATAAAGGAGTCAATTTTGTACGTTAATACAATTAAGACTTTAAGAGTCCTAATTCTAGCTTCTACGCGTCTCCTCCAGCTGTAACCCTTTAACTTTTAAGTGGTCTTCTTCAAATTCTCCAAACTTCCTTGTCAAGCTTTTACAACAAAGTTTTTACAGAGCAAAGTTAGCCTCTAGGTCGTCTCTTTCACTGTCTCTTCGTTCTTTCCTCAAGATAGAAAGAGAAAGCCATTCAAGGCCGGAAACAAACCCTCCATCTATATCATTGCTTCTCTCTGCCATCCGCACTCAACACAACCTTGTATTCTTGGTTTATATGAAACATGAAGCAGCAAAAATGAGATAAAAGTACTATAATATTGAAAGTATGTCATTTTCCTTATCTTAaatctgttttatttttaattttgagaaatcaaaatcataaatttccCGCCAAATTTGTCGACGGACTCCGGTCAAAGTATCCAAAGTTAGTTGACTGTATCCCTGACGTTTGCCGTTCCCGCACCCGCACCCGACCCGTGTCGAGATGGGAACAGCACCCAAACTGGCGAGTCTGTGCCACTTAGATTTCTTTAGCTGATTGGTTATAGGAGGtaatttggattaaaaaaatgtAGGGAGATTGTTCAGATTTCACAAATTGGCTTTCAGAAATTATTCCATACCAGTTCCAGCATTAGATGGTTAAAAATAATTGATACGGTAAACATCCAATCGAGAAACAATAACACTACTCTGCAGTTGGGTTCATTAAGATATCCTTAGCAGCAGAATTGTTTCACAAGAGGTGATATACTTGGCAGGGCGTTTTATTACTGTGAAAGAATTCTCTTTCATAAACTTGGACAAAGAACACTATCTTTTCAGAGAGTGGTTGATTTGAAATTCTCCATGTAGAAAATCATGGGATGTATCTAGCCAGTGCTCTCTGTTAAAGTACTTGTGCATAAGCTGCAACAAATATAGCACTTCTTCTAGGTACAATCATGATTAGTGGTGGCAAATGggcgggttggttcggatttggGCGGGTTGAAAATGGGTTGAATAAAACGGGTGGGTTTACAACCCTCCAAAATTTAATACGGGTAAAAAACGAGTTGGGTAAAATATGGGTTGGGTAAAAAACGGGTTGGGTAAAAAAGGGTGCTGACTCATTTTTATTTCCTAAAACTGAAAGTTTGCTGAAGCTTTACTTTGTAGCGTaactaatctttttttttccagacaAACGAAGCTTTCACTTATCAACATCCTAGCAACATCCACATACAACCTACTCCAACACCACAGCAGGTTAAAAGCTTTAAGTAGTCGACACACATTTttacaaggagaaaataaacaTATTCCTTTCAAAATGTCTTTGTTTGGTGAAATCCTGTAACTCAACTTTCATTGCCCTGATTCCCAAAAAGAAAGGTGCTATTGAACCGAGGGATTTCAGGCCAATAAGCCTCATCGGTAGCATTTACAAGATTCTAGCTAAGGTGTTAGCAGAGAGATTGAAGAGGGTTATTGGTAAGCTGGTCTCTTCTCACCAAAATGCTTCATCAAACAAAGACAGATAACTGATGCAGCTCTCATTGCAAATGAAGTACTAGACTGGAGGATCAAATCTGGGCTTCCTGGAGTTATGAGCAAATTAGATATTGAAAAAGCCTTTGACCAATTAAATTGGTCTTATCTGATTGCAATCTTGAGGAAAATGGGATTTGGTGATAAATGGTTAAAATGGATGAGATACAGTAT encodes:
- the LOC132061814 gene encoding uncharacterized protein LOC132061814 isoform X2 codes for the protein MWVQLLCGLVVYRVVKRFFYDDPDDDDQISDFNALFSVAQRLEKLYGGKAYVGLQVPDADTATRQTVDILLITQLEAVMICVKNISGFVAIDKDGNWVCAGGHKHKTQHLSDPVADAKGLVPILESYLEQRGVALPEGYLSAKVICPNPNFRLELKGNKCLLGEFLEFKGNREDIQAMRNIRRSKVSRLEIQKTSMFGLVHSKLIVLYYPRDYRAEGVSTSEWKEFTVRSGTELKFQIQGSAKPSKYQLSSVISLSLSA
- the LOC132061814 gene encoding uncharacterized protein LOC132061814 isoform X1 produces the protein MWVQLLCGLVVYRVVKRFFYDDPDDDDQISDFNALFSVAQRLEKLYGGKAYVGLQVPDADTATRQTVDILLITQLEAVMICVKNISGFVAIDKDGNWVCAGGHKHKTQHLSDPVADAKGLVPILESYLEQRGVALPEGYLSAKVICPNPNFSTIHSVSFPPEVVTYDQWMQLTPQYKNMLSGWIKGAFRGGKKEFQESIYEKLNFILSTAPTSDRLELKGNKCLLGEFLEFKGNREDIQAMRNIRRSKVSRLEIQKTSMFGLVHSKLIVLYYPRDYRAEGVSTSEWKEFTVRSGTELKFQIQGSAKPSKYQLSSVISLSLSA